From a single Candidatus Zixiibacteriota bacterium genomic region:
- a CDS encoding homogentisate 1,2-dioxygenase produces the protein MPFYHKVGRIPQKRHTTFFKPDGKSLYREELFSTLGFSGVHTNKYHIHMPTRVKDVRELKPTDASLWNEAPLLYYHFFTDKKQTTGNFVTARNVFLKNQHCILATAHPNENPAPDFFYRNSFAHEYVFVHHGTGALLSEYGRLPFEDGDQILVPRGTTYQMVFDKLEGNKLFIVESDTAFEVPRHYRNEYGQMLEGAPFCERDIKLPEFMEPFDQEGEFRMILKAWDRTFEYILPHHPFDVVGWDGYNYPHALNIKDYCPIVGKIHLPPPVHLLYKTEHFVLCNFVPRPFDFHPEAIPAPYFHSNIDSDEILYYVDGDFMSRKGVVQGSITLHPGGLPHGPQPGKTEASVGKKETSEWAIMVDTFQPLKPTLNVKETLDPDYARSWLDENSNGRYVGTTS, from the coding sequence ATGCCGTTTTATCATAAGGTTGGCCGAATTCCGCAGAAGCGGCACACCACGTTTTTCAAGCCGGACGGAAAGTCGCTATACCGCGAGGAGTTGTTTTCGACGCTGGGGTTTTCGGGGGTGCACACGAACAAGTATCACATCCATATGCCGACGCGCGTAAAGGATGTGCGCGAGTTGAAACCGACCGACGCGTCGCTCTGGAACGAGGCGCCGCTCTTGTACTACCATTTTTTCACCGACAAGAAGCAGACGACCGGCAATTTCGTGACGGCGCGGAATGTGTTCTTGAAGAATCAGCACTGCATCCTGGCGACGGCGCACCCGAACGAAAATCCGGCGCCCGATTTCTTCTACCGCAACAGCTTTGCGCACGAATACGTGTTCGTGCATCACGGCACCGGCGCGCTGTTGTCGGAATACGGGCGGCTGCCGTTCGAGGACGGAGATCAGATCCTCGTGCCACGCGGGACGACATACCAGATGGTGTTCGACAAGCTGGAGGGGAACAAGCTGTTCATCGTCGAGTCGGATACGGCGTTCGAGGTGCCGCGGCATTATCGGAACGAGTACGGGCAGATGCTGGAAGGCGCGCCGTTTTGCGAGCGCGATATCAAGCTGCCGGAGTTTATGGAGCCGTTCGACCAGGAGGGCGAATTTCGGATGATCCTGAAGGCGTGGGATCGGACGTTCGAGTATATCCTGCCGCATCACCCGTTCGATGTCGTCGGCTGGGACGGCTACAATTATCCGCACGCGTTGAACATCAAGGACTACTGCCCGATCGTCGGCAAGATTCATCTGCCGCCGCCGGTGCATCTGCTCTACAAGACCGAGCATTTCGTGCTGTGCAATTTCGTGCCGCGGCCGTTTGATTTTCATCCGGAGGCGATTCCGGCGCCGTATTTCCACTCGAATATCGACTCGGACGAGATTCTATACTACGTTGATGGCGATTTCATGTCGCGCAAGGGTGTGGTGCAGGGGTCGATTACGCTGCATCCGGGCGGGCTGCCGCACGGGCCGCAGCCGGGCAAGACCGAGGCCTCGGTCGGGAAGAAGGAAACCTCAGAGTGGGCGATCATGGTGGATACGTTCCAGCCGCTCAAGCCGACGCTGAACGTAAAGGAGACGCTGGACCCGGACTATGCGCGCTCGTGGCTGGATGAGAACTCCAACGGACGGTATGTGGGGACGACGTCATAG
- a CDS encoding aminotransferase class I/II-fold pyridoxal phosphate-dependent enzyme — protein MIKIPHHIENLWPYKAGKSISELAREKGLKRIVKLASNENPNGPSPNALAAIQGALGQSHLYVDPSAYELTQAIAEEFGKRPAQIVCGHGTDAVIEYTLEAFTDVGDEVLTSEGTFIGAYVNTNKLGRTLVKIPLLDYAFDIERLARSINERTKVIYLANPNNPTGSIFTRTEFEWLMQRVPARVLVILDEAYCQYCADEREYPNGLDYDFENLIVMRTFSKAYGLGGLRAGFAIGPERLITALQKVKLPFEPNHLAQVAARAALKDYDFLRLTLTTNKMSIGRMEQKFDELGIKRIKTYCNSILLLMPNEAFAEQFFLRCLDRGLIVRHVKSFGIPEGIRINSGTADETSFALEIIAEVYPQLVEEHQKRPFVSEVTEHETDLVHQQE, from the coding sequence ATGATCAAGATACCGCATCACATTGAGAATCTGTGGCCGTACAAGGCGGGCAAGTCGATTTCGGAGTTGGCGCGCGAGAAGGGGCTGAAGCGAATCGTGAAGTTAGCCTCGAACGAGAACCCGAACGGGCCGTCACCGAATGCGCTGGCAGCGATCCAGGGCGCGCTGGGACAGTCGCACTTGTATGTTGATCCCAGCGCCTATGAGTTGACGCAAGCGATCGCCGAGGAATTCGGCAAGCGACCGGCACAGATTGTCTGCGGGCACGGTACGGACGCGGTTATCGAGTATACCCTTGAAGCGTTCACCGACGTCGGCGACGAGGTATTGACCTCGGAGGGGACGTTCATCGGCGCGTACGTCAACACAAACAAACTGGGGCGGACGCTGGTGAAGATACCGCTGCTAGACTATGCGTTCGACATCGAGCGGCTGGCGCGCAGCATCAACGAGCGCACCAAGGTGATCTACCTGGCGAATCCGAATAACCCGACGGGGAGCATCTTCACGCGCACGGAATTCGAATGGCTGATGCAGCGTGTACCGGCGCGGGTGCTGGTGATCCTGGATGAGGCGTATTGCCAGTATTGCGCGGACGAGCGAGAGTACCCGAACGGCTTGGACTACGATTTCGAGAATCTGATCGTGATGCGGACATTTTCGAAGGCGTACGGCCTGGGCGGCCTGCGCGCCGGGTTTGCGATCGGTCCGGAGCGGTTGATCACAGCGCTGCAGAAAGTGAAGCTGCCGTTTGAGCCGAATCATCTGGCGCAGGTAGCGGCGCGGGCGGCGTTGAAGGATTATGATTTCCTGCGGTTGACGCTGACGACGAACAAGATGTCGATCGGGCGGATGGAGCAGAAGTTTGACGAGCTGGGAATCAAACGGATCAAGACGTACTGCAATTCGATTTTGCTGCTGATGCCGAATGAAGCTTTTGCCGAGCAATTCTTCCTGCGCTGTCTGGATCGCGGACTGATCGTACGGCACGTCAAGTCATTCGGGATTCCGGAAGGGATTCGCATCAATTCCGGCACCGCCGACGAAACCAGCTTCGCGCTGGAAATCATAGCGGAAGTTTATCCGCAGTTGGTTGAGGAGCACCAAAAGCGCCCTTTCGTGAGTGAAGTCACCGAGCATGAAACTGATCTCGTTCATCAACAAGAATAA
- a CDS encoding fumarylacetoacetate hydrolase family protein, which yields MKLISFINKNNDERAGLVRDGRAFDLADAASRIGLALPGTMAEFLRGEERSMDLARNIDAAIVAGRITETAEIRQMLAPVPHPPSCRDGYAFRQHVATARRNRGVEMIPEFDQYPIFYFTNHNSIIGEGDVVVEADHLRQLDFELEAAVVIGKRGKNIEAKDADGYIAGYTIMNDWSARVLQMDEMKLNLGPAKGKDFATAIGPWLVTPDELGRQRIATPFGNKYNLRMTARHNGKQVSDGNLEQMNWTFAEIIERASYGVELFPGDVIGSGTVGTGCYLELNGTWALEAKARGESFTPIWIHEGDTMELEIEGLGVLRNRVVKAAGERSILAKKKM from the coding sequence ATGAAACTGATCTCGTTCATCAACAAGAATAACGACGAGCGCGCCGGATTGGTCCGCGACGGGCGCGCGTTTGATCTGGCGGACGCGGCGAGCCGAATCGGCCTGGCGCTGCCGGGCACGATGGCGGAATTTCTACGGGGAGAGGAACGCTCCATGGATCTGGCACGGAACATTGACGCGGCGATCGTGGCCGGACGGATTACCGAGACGGCGGAGATTCGGCAGATGCTGGCGCCGGTACCGCATCCGCCCTCCTGCCGCGACGGATACGCGTTTCGGCAGCACGTGGCGACGGCGCGGCGCAATCGCGGCGTGGAGATGATTCCCGAATTCGACCAGTACCCGATTTTCTATTTCACCAACCACAACTCGATCATCGGTGAGGGGGATGTCGTCGTGGAGGCGGATCATTTGCGACAACTGGATTTTGAATTGGAGGCGGCGGTCGTGATCGGGAAACGCGGGAAGAACATCGAGGCGAAAGACGCGGACGGCTACATTGCCGGCTACACGATCATGAATGACTGGTCGGCGCGGGTGCTACAGATGGACGAGATGAAGCTGAATCTGGGACCGGCCAAGGGGAAGGACTTTGCGACCGCGATCGGACCGTGGCTGGTGACGCCGGACGAGCTTGGACGGCAGCGCATCGCAACACCGTTCGGCAACAAGTACAATCTGCGGATGACGGCGCGACATAACGGCAAACAGGTCTCGGACGGAAATCTGGAGCAGATGAATTGGACGTTCGCAGAGATCATCGAGCGGGCGTCGTACGGGGTGGAATTATTCCCGGGGGATGTGATCGGCTCGGGGACGGTCGGGACGGGGTGTTATCTTGAGTTAAACGGCACCTGGGCGCTGGAGGCCAAGGCGCGCGGGGAGAGCTTCACGCCGATCTGGATTCACGAGGGGGATACGATGGAACTGGAGATTGAAGGATTGGGAGTGCTGCGCAACCGGGTGGTGAAGGCGGCGGGCGAGCGGTCGATTCTGGCGAAGAAGAAAATGTAG